A genomic window from Lotus japonicus ecotype B-129 chromosome 1, LjGifu_v1.2 includes:
- the LOC130729040 gene encoding alpha-1,3-mannosyl-glycoprotein 2-beta-N-acetylglucosaminyltransferase, with translation MAKVCCDFRFLLLVAAGVFIYIQMRLFATQSEYADRLAAAIEAENHCTTQSRSLIDQISLQQGRIVALEEERKRRDQECGQMKSLIQDLERKGVQRLIDKIQVPVAAVVVMACNRADYLERTIKSVLKYQRPISSRYPLFISQDGSNPDVKSKALSYDQLSYMQHLDSEPIQTERPGELIAYYKIARHYKWALDQLFYKHNFSRVIILEDDMEIAPDFFDYFEAAAALLDKDKSIMAVSSWNDNGQKHFVHDPYELYRSDFFPGLGWMLAKSTWDELSPKWPKAYWDDWFRLKENHKGRQFIRPEVCRTYNFGKHGSSLGQFFEQYLEPIKLNDVQVDWKSMDLSYLLEAKYAMYFANNVKTAKPVFGADMVLKASNIDGDVRIKYKDQSDFESIASQFGIFQEWKDGVPRTAYKGVVVFRYQSTKRIFLVGPESLKLLQIEDS, from the exons ATGGCGAAAGTTTGCTGTGATTTTCGGTTCCTTCTCTTGGTTGCAGCTGGCGTCTTCATCTACATTCAG ATGAGGCTTTTCGCAACACAATCAGAATATGCCGATCGCCTTGCTGCTGCT ATTGAAGCTGAAAACCACTGTACAACTCAATCACGGTCATTGATTGATCAGATTAGCTTGCAACAAGGACGCATTGTCGCCCTCGAAG AAGAAAGGAAGCGTCGAGACCAAGAGTGTGGACAAATGAAGTCTCTTATTCAAGATCTTGAAA GAAAAGGCGTACAGAGGCTGATCGATAAAATCCAG GTTCCAGTGGCAGCTGTTGTGGTCATGGCATGTAATCGTGCTGATTACCTTGAGAGGACTATTAAGTCTGTTTTGAA ATATCAAAGGCCCATCTCTTCAAGATATCCTTTATTCATATCTCAG GATGGTTCAAATCCAGATGTTAAAAGTAAGGCTTTGAGCTATGATCAATTATCTTATATGCAG CACTTAGATTCTGAACCAATTCAGACTGAAAGGCCAGGAGAGTTAATTGCTTACTACAAGATTGCAC GTCATTACAAGTGGGCTCTAGATCAACTGTTCTACAAGCATAACTTCAGTCGAGTAATCATTCTtgaag ATGACATGGAAATAGCACCTGATTTCTTTGATTATTTTGAAGCTGCAGCAGCTCTCCTTGACAAGGATAA GTCCATTATGGCTGTCTCATCATGGAATGACAATGGACAGAAGCATTTTGTACATGATCCAT ATGAACTTTATCGCTCAGACTTCTTTCCCGGGCTAGGATGGATGCTGGCTAAATCTACATGGGATGAACTATCACCAAAATGGCCAAAGG CTTACTGGGATGACTGGTTCAGACTAAAAGAGAATCACAAAGGACGGCAATTTATCCGTCCTGAAGTATGCAGAACATATAATTTCGGCAAGCAT GGTTCTAGTTTGGGACAGTTTTTTGAGCAATATCTTGAGCCGATCAAGCTGAATGATGTCCAG GTTGATTGGAAGTCAATGGACTTGAGCTATTTACTGGAG GCCAAATATGCTATGTACTTTGCCAACAATGTTAAAACAGCTAAACCTGTCTTTGGAGCTGACATGGTTCTAAAGGCATCTAATATTGATGGTGATGTGCGTATTAAGTATAAAGATCAGTCAGACTTTGAAAGCATTGCCAGCCAATTTGGTATATTTCAAGAGTGGAAG GATGGTGTTCCCAGGACTGCCTATAAAGGAGTAGTTGTTTTCAGATATCAAAGCACAAAGCGGATATTCCTTGTTGGTCCCGAATCTTTGAAGCTACTTCAGATTGAAGATTCTTAA
- the LOC130729039 gene encoding uncharacterized protein At2g33490, with protein sequence MKSSLKKLRGLGLHNHNHNHKHHDSKTILPLGQLEELAQATRDMQDIRDCYDTLLSAAAATASSAYEFAESLRDMGSCLLEKTALNDHEEETGKVLLMLGKIQFKLQKLIDKYRSHIIQTITIPSESLLNELRIVEEMKRQCDEKRDVYEYMATRFRERGRSKGGKTETFSLQQLQTARDEYDEEATLFVFRLKSLKQGQSRSLLTQAARHHAAQLCFFKKAVKSLETVEPHVKSVTEQQHIDYHFNGLEEEDGDEGDEGYEDDDGYDENDDGELSFDYGQIEQEQDVSTSRNSMELDQVELTLPRGSTAEAAKENLDKLQRNLFSFRVRTGSQSAPLFADNKPDSSEKLRQMRPSLSRKFSSYVLPTPVDAKSSISSGSNNPKPSKMQTNSNEATTNLWHSSPLEQKKHETIRDEFSSPTVRNAQSVLKESNSNTATTRLPPPLVDGLLSSNHDYVSAYSKKIKRHAFSGPLTSNPMPTRPVSVDSVQMFSGPLLPTPIPQPPSSSPKVSPSASPTIVSSPKISELHELPRPPTNFPSNSRLLGLVGYSGPLVPRGQKVSAPNNLVISSAASPLPIPPQAMARSFSIPSSGARVTALHSSSALESSHISSISEDIASPPLTPIALSNSRPSSDG encoded by the exons ATGAAGAGCTCTCTGAAAAAGTTACGAGGGTTGGGACttcacaatcacaatcacaatcacaagcATCATGATTCCAAGACCATTCTGCCTCTGGGTCAGCTAGAAGAGCTTGCTCAGGCTACACGG GACATGCAAGACATAAGAGACTGCTACGATACCTTGCTTTCTGCCGCCGCAGCAACTGCCAGCAGTGCTTATGAATTCGCCGAGTCCTTGCGGGACATGGGCTCTTGTCTTCTCGAGAAAACTGCTTTGAATGATCACGAAGAAGAAACTGGAAAAGTTCTGCTCATGCTTGGCAAAATCCAGTTCAAACTTCAGAAACTCATTGATAAATAT CGTTCTCATATAATCCAGACAATTACCATTCCATCAGAGTCTCTCCTCAATGAACTTCGAATTGTTGAG GAGATGAAGCGACAATGTGATGAGAAAAG AGATGTATATGAGTATATGGCAACAAGATTTAGAGAGAGAGGTAGGTCTAAAGGTGGAAAGACGGAAACTTTTTCGTTGCAGCAGTTGCAAACTGCTCGTGATGAATATGATGAGGAGGCTACATTGTTTGTTTTCCGATTGAAATCTCTGAAACAAGGACAATCACGTAGTCTTCTAACACAGGCAGCACGTCACCATGCTGCTCAG TTATGTTTCTTCAAGAAAGCAGTCAAGTCTCTTGAGACAGTAGAACCACATGTAAAATCAGTTACTGAACAGCAACACATTGATTACCACTTCAATGGTCTTGAAGAGGAGGATGGGGATGAAGGTGATGAGggatatgaagatgatgatggttatgatgagaatgatgatggagagctgagttttgactatGGACAAATTGAACAAGAGCAAGATGTTTCTACATCTCGAAATTCGATGGAG TTGGACCAGGTGGAACTTACCCTTCCTAGAGGTTCAACAGCTGAAGCTGCTAAG GAAAATTTAGATAAGCTCCAACGGAATTTGTTTTCCTTTAGGGTTAGGACAGGTAGCCAATCCGCTCCACTTTTTGCTGATAATAAACCTGATTCTAGTGAAAAACTTAGACAGATGCGCCCGTCTTTATCACGGAAATTCAGTTCATATGTGCTTCCTACCCCAGTTGATGCAAAGAGTTCAATCTCGTCAGGGTCAAATAAtccaaaaccttcaaaaatgCAGACAAATTCAAATGAGGCTACAACGAATCTGTGGCATTCATCCCCACTGGAACAGAAGAAACATGAAACTATTAGAGATGAGTTTTCCAGTCCTACGGTCAGAAATGCACAGTCAGTACTCAAGGAGAGTAACAGCAATACTGCCACCACGCGATTGCCACCTCCATTGGTAGATGGTCTTTTATCCTCAAATCATGATTATGTTTCTGCCTACTCTAAAAAGATTAAAAGACATGCCTTTTCTGGCCCATTGACAAGTAATCCTATGCCTACCAGACCTGTCTCAGTAGACAGTGTTCAGATGTTCTCTGGACCTCTTTTGCCAACTCCAATCCCCCAGCCTCCATCGTCATCTCCAAAAGTATCTCCCAGTGCCTCTCCTACTATCGTGTCTTCACCTAAAATAAGTGAGCTTCATGAACTACCAAGGCCTCCAACTAATTTCCCATCCAATTCAAGGCTTTTAGGTCTGGTGGGTTATTCAGGTCCGTTGGTACCCAGAGGGCAAAAGGTTTCCGCTCCAAATAATTTGGTAATTTCAAGTGCAGCATCTCCACTGCCAATTCCGCCTCAAGCCATGGCTCGTAGTTTCTCCATACCTTCTAGTGGTGCTAGAGTTACTGCATTACATAGTTCAAGTGCGCTAGAATCCTCTCATATATCATCTATATCTGAGGATATCGCTTCTCCTCCTTTGACGCCAATAGCATTATCAAATAGTAGGCCATCATCAGATGGCTAA
- the LOC130729037 gene encoding NAC domain-containing protein 83-like, with translation MEKVNFVKNGELRLPPGFRFHPTDEELVVQYLKRKIFSCPLPASIIPEVDLCKSDPWDLPGDSERERYFFSMKEAKYPNGNRSNRATSSGYWKATGLDKQISTSKGNQVVGMKKTLVFYTGKPPHGSRTDWIMHEYRLLTNTNTTTTQGHVQVPMENWVLCRIFLKRRGGVKNGEEEHSFNNISLKAGKAGRVVFYDFLAQNKINPASSSSSSATSGITDNNESDESSTSNILTR, from the exons ATGGAGAAGGTGAACTTTGTGAAGAATGGTGAGCTTAGATTGCCTCCTGGATTCCGTTTCCACCCGACTGATGAGGAACTGGTTGTTCAATACTTGAAGCGGAAGATCTTCTCCTGCCCCTTGCCAGCCTCTATCATTCCTGAGGTTGATCTTTGCAAGTCTGACCCTTGGGATTTGCCAG gTGATTCTGAGCGAGAGAGGTATTTCTTCAGCATGAAAGAGGCTAAATATCCGAATGGGAATCGATCCAACAGAGCCACCAGCTCAGGTTACTGGAAGGCAACTGGGTTGGACAAACAGATTTCAACTTCTAAAGGGAACCAAGTTGTGGGGATGAAAAAGACTCTGGTTTTCTACACAGGCAAGCCACCTCATGGATCCAGAACTGATTGGATCATGCACGAATATCGCCTCCTTACCAATACCAATACCACTACCACCCAG GGGCATGTGCAGGTTCCCatggaaaattgggttctgtgtCGCATATTTTTGAAAAGGAGAGGTGGTGTCAAAAACGGGGAAGAGGAACACTCTTTTAATAACATTAGTCTCAAGGCGGGCAAGGCGGGTAGGGTAGTTTTCTATGACTTCTTGGCTCAGAACAAGATTAATCctgcttcctcttcttcatcctctgCCACCAGTGGAATCACCGACAATAATGAATCCGATGAGAGCAGCACCTCCAATATTTTGACTAGATGA